The following proteins are encoded in a genomic region of Actinomadura sp. NAK00032:
- a CDS encoding TetR/AcrR family transcriptional regulator has product MPAAITEEQQESDRRRLLDVAEDLFYRQGVQAVGMDELRAASALPLKRMYRLFPTKEALVVAMLERRDRRWRGSLAEYVGAVPDPRERVLAMFDWLGAWFAEPGFRGCAWVNAHGELGPSAPAITAVARAHKDAFHDQVVELVSAVDASLAEAVYLLAEGAIVVAGVQGDPSAAERARAGAQALLGGQGAAARR; this is encoded by the coding sequence ATGCCGGCCGCGATCACCGAGGAGCAGCAGGAGTCCGACCGCCGGCGGCTGCTGGACGTCGCCGAGGACCTCTTCTACCGGCAGGGCGTCCAAGCGGTCGGCATGGACGAACTGCGCGCCGCCTCAGCGCTGCCCCTCAAGCGCATGTACCGGCTGTTCCCCACCAAGGAGGCCCTAGTCGTCGCGATGCTGGAGCGGCGCGACCGGCGCTGGCGCGGGAGCCTGGCCGAGTATGTGGGGGCGGTGCCCGATCCTCGCGAGCGGGTCCTGGCGATGTTCGACTGGCTCGGCGCGTGGTTCGCCGAGCCGGGGTTTCGCGGGTGCGCGTGGGTGAACGCCCACGGGGAGCTTGGACCGTCCGCGCCTGCCATCACGGCCGTGGCGCGCGCGCACAAGGACGCCTTCCACGACCAGGTGGTCGAGCTGGTCTCGGCCGTCGACGCGTCGCTTGCCGAGGCGGTCTACCTGCTCGCCGAAGGCGCGATCGTGGTGGCGGGCGTCCAGGGCGACCCGTCGGCCGCCGAGCGGGCCCGGGCCGGCGCCCAGGCCCTGCTAGGAGGTCAGGGCGCCGCGGCCCGTCGGTGA
- a CDS encoding response regulator — protein sequence MIEVLIVEDDPVAAEAHRTYVERVAGFTVAGVVHSGADALRFCERTPVDVVLLDFYLPDTHGLTVCRALRAGGHDIDVIAVTSARDLAVIRSAVSVGVVQYLLKPFTFASLRDKLDRYARFRAQTVGTGEVSGQADVDGMLATLRTPDHRALPKGMSGETLQAVTEVLSRASDGLSAAAAADLTGVSRVTARRYLEYLAKNGLAHRKPHYGQVGRPEVRFYPG from the coding sequence ATGATCGAGGTGCTGATCGTCGAGGACGACCCGGTCGCCGCCGAGGCGCACCGCACCTACGTCGAGCGCGTCGCCGGGTTCACCGTCGCCGGGGTCGTCCACTCGGGGGCGGACGCCCTGCGCTTCTGCGAGCGCACGCCCGTGGACGTCGTCCTCCTCGACTTCTACCTGCCCGACACGCACGGCCTCACCGTCTGCCGCGCGCTGCGCGCCGGCGGCCACGACATCGACGTCATCGCCGTCACCTCCGCCCGGGACCTGGCGGTGATCCGCTCGGCGGTCTCGGTCGGGGTCGTCCAGTACCTGCTGAAGCCGTTCACGTTCGCGTCCCTGCGCGACAAGCTCGACCGCTACGCCCGCTTCCGCGCGCAGACCGTCGGCACCGGCGAGGTCAGCGGCCAGGCCGACGTGGACGGCATGCTCGCCACCCTCCGCACGCCCGACCACCGCGCGCTGCCGAAGGGCATGAGCGGCGAGACGCTGCAGGCCGTCACCGAGGTGCTGTCCCGCGCGTCCGACGGCCTGTCCGCCGCCGCCGCGGCCGACCTGACCGGCGTCTCCCGCGTCACCGCGCGCCGCTACCTGGAGTACCTGGCCAAGAACGGCCTGGCGCACCGCAAACCCCACTACGGACAGGTAGGCCGCCCCGAAGTGCGCTTCTACCCGGGCTAG
- a CDS encoding thiolase family protein, producing MRDAVIVEAVRTPVGKGKASGGLHDDHPADLLARTLKALVQRAGVEPGEVDDVIGGVVTQVGDQALNLTRTAVLAAGFPESVPAMTVDRQCGSSQQALHLAAQGVQSGAYDIAIACGVESMSRVPMGSNVLPGSNPFGEMLGERYPDGLVGQGISAELIADRWDLAREELDAFAYESHRRASEAWKNGEFDREVVWTGQWDETVRPGTSPEILAGLKPAYYDERTAERFPQIGWKVTAGNASPVNDGAAAVLVMGADVAERLGLRPRARFHALAVTGDDPLLMLTAIIPATEKVLKRAGLGLDDIDLFEVNEAFAPVVLAWQRETGADLAKVNVRGGAIAIGHPLGASGARIMTTLLHALEDRGGRFGLQTMCEGGGQANATIVERL from the coding sequence GTGCGGGACGCGGTGATCGTGGAGGCGGTGCGGACTCCGGTCGGGAAGGGGAAGGCGAGCGGGGGGCTGCATGATGACCATCCGGCCGACCTGCTGGCTCGCACGCTCAAGGCGCTCGTCCAGCGGGCCGGGGTCGAGCCCGGGGAGGTGGACGACGTCATCGGGGGCGTCGTCACGCAGGTCGGGGACCAGGCGCTCAACCTCACCCGGACGGCCGTGCTCGCCGCCGGGTTCCCCGAGAGCGTCCCGGCGATGACCGTGGACCGGCAGTGCGGGTCGTCCCAGCAGGCGCTGCACCTGGCGGCGCAGGGCGTGCAGAGCGGCGCGTACGACATCGCGATCGCGTGCGGCGTCGAGTCGATGTCGCGGGTGCCGATGGGGTCGAACGTGCTGCCCGGCAGCAACCCGTTCGGGGAGATGCTCGGCGAGCGGTACCCGGACGGGCTCGTCGGGCAGGGCATCAGCGCCGAGCTGATCGCCGACCGGTGGGACCTGGCGCGGGAGGAGCTGGACGCGTTCGCCTACGAGTCGCACCGCCGCGCCTCCGAGGCGTGGAAGAACGGCGAGTTCGACCGGGAGGTCGTCTGGACGGGGCAGTGGGACGAGACCGTCCGTCCCGGGACGTCCCCGGAGATCCTCGCCGGGCTCAAGCCGGCCTACTACGACGAGCGGACGGCCGAGCGGTTCCCGCAGATCGGGTGGAAGGTCACCGCGGGCAACGCCTCACCGGTCAACGACGGCGCCGCGGCCGTGCTGGTCATGGGGGCGGACGTCGCCGAGCGGCTCGGGCTGCGGCCCCGGGCGCGGTTCCACGCGCTCGCGGTGACCGGCGACGACCCGCTGCTGATGCTCACCGCGATCATCCCGGCGACCGAGAAGGTGCTCAAGCGGGCCGGCCTGGGGCTGGACGACATCGACCTGTTCGAGGTGAACGAGGCGTTCGCGCCGGTCGTCCTCGCGTGGCAGCGGGAGACGGGCGCCGACCTGGCGAAGGTCAACGTGCGGGGCGGCGCGATCGCGATCGGGCATCCGCTGGGGGCCAGCGGCGCGCGGATCATGACGACCCTGCTGCACGCCCTGGAGGACCGCGGCGGGCGGTTCGGCCTGCAGACCATGTGCGAGGGCGGCGGCCAGGCCAACGCCACCATCGTCGAGCGGCTCTGA
- a CDS encoding nuclear transport factor 2 family protein, whose amino-acid sequence MADDRPPYPPFTEETALQKVQAAEDAWNTRDPERVAAAYTPDSVWRNRDRFVTGRDEIIAFLTGKWEREQDYALRKSLWGFRGNRIAVRFQYEWHDAAGQWWRSYGNELWEFDDRGLMRRREASINDVPITEADRRIHGPRPAAEHGQDIPLQ is encoded by the coding sequence ATGGCCGACGACCGCCCGCCCTACCCGCCGTTCACCGAGGAGACCGCGCTGCAGAAGGTCCAGGCGGCCGAGGATGCCTGGAACACCCGCGACCCTGAGCGCGTCGCCGCCGCCTACACGCCCGACTCCGTCTGGCGGAACCGCGACCGGTTCGTCACCGGCCGGGACGAGATCATCGCCTTCCTCACCGGGAAGTGGGAGCGCGAGCAGGACTACGCGCTCCGCAAGAGCCTGTGGGGCTTCCGCGGCAACCGGATCGCCGTCCGCTTCCAGTACGAATGGCACGACGCCGCCGGCCAGTGGTGGCGCAGCTACGGCAACGAGCTGTGGGAGTTCGACGACCGCGGCCTGATGCGCCGCCGCGAGGCCAGCATCAACGACGTGCCGATCACCGAGGCCGACCGCCGCATCCACGGCCCCCGCCCCGCCGCCGAGCACGGCCAGGACATACCGCTCCAATAA
- a CDS encoding helix-turn-helix domain-containing protein, producing the protein MPKDAAPRECSVADTLDLVGERWSLLVIRELSYGVRRFDQIVRNTGAPRDILTSRLRKLEANGIVRRERYSDRPARFEYHLTPSGLELCDVLLVLMAWGDRHLHPDDPPVQWRHSCGETVTPVVVCRHCGNEARAGAHSPTGRGALTS; encoded by the coding sequence ATGCCGAAGGACGCCGCTCCCCGCGAGTGCTCGGTCGCCGACACCCTGGACCTGGTCGGCGAGCGCTGGAGCTTGCTCGTGATCAGGGAGCTGTCCTACGGGGTGCGGCGCTTCGACCAGATCGTCCGCAACACGGGCGCGCCCCGCGACATCCTGACGTCGCGGCTCCGCAAGCTGGAGGCGAACGGCATCGTCCGGCGGGAGCGCTACAGCGACCGTCCGGCGCGCTTCGAGTACCACCTGACGCCGTCGGGCCTGGAGTTGTGCGACGTCCTGCTGGTGCTGATGGCGTGGGGTGACCGGCACCTGCACCCGGACGACCCGCCCGTCCAGTGGCGGCACTCGTGCGGCGAGACGGTCACCCCGGTGGTCGTGTGCCGGCACTGCGGCAATGAGGCCCGTGCCGGCGCGCACTCACCGACGGGCCGCGGCGCCCTGACCTCCTAG